In Candidatus Electrothrix scaldis, the genomic window GCAAGCTCAACAAGCTCTCCTGAGGCCGCATCCACACCTTTATAGCCGGTACCGTTATTATCAGGATTTGTCGGCGGCACAATCAATTTTGCCAAGGACGGGTCCTCTACCCGAACATGATATCGAACATTTTCCAAAGCAACCGCATCTGCCTCGGATGAATTGATTGTGGTTACACTGAATGTAAACTTCTCGGTCGAACGAATTTCCCTGCTGTCGGTGAGATCAAACAAGGAATGAATTTGCACACTGATTTCAGCCATAATTTCCTCCTGAGTTTTTCAAGAAAAGTTGATAGGTCACGCTCCAACACTATACTACTGTCATTCTCATACTATCATACCACACGATCATCTCAAGAACACTTACATGATGAGGGTGAAGTTTTCTTAGAACCACCCCAAGCTGCGCTCCATTGTTTTCGACGGGTATAAAAATATCCTGCTATAAAAAAATCATATGCAACACAGAGAAATCCATATCCCAAGGGAAGTGAGGTCAAATCCCATGCATTCTCGTTCATACTCATATGGGTGCGGCTCTTCTGATTCAATTCTAGCTAACTAATAATACATCAATTGTAGATTTCAAATTGAGCGTTATTCGCTCGAACTGCTCGACTTTTAATCCGGTAAAAATAGACCCCATAATTACCACCGCATTAACAGGAACAGTTTAGGCAAATAACAGTTAAAGTGAAATGAAGTATTGACACTTTTTCAAGACGATAACTTTGATTTAAAAGAGCCGCACCCTACTCATATTGAACTCATGAACTCCATCCCAAATCCCATGCAATAAATAGCCTATAATCAGCAAGGTTGTAAAACGAATACCGGCTAATCCTAAAACTGCAAAACCGAGGACAGAGACAATCTCTATAGTCCATGCGTCCTGCGCCCCAAAATACAGGGTAAAAGCCCAGTAGAAGGCCGCAATCAACACCAGAAGTACACCAAAAAAAACCTGTTCCATCTTCAGGTTAGAAAAGGCCTTTGTTAAATAAATCGACCCCAGACCTACTGTCACCCCAAAAATGGCATAAAAAACAGCAATTATAATATACCCTATAGCCGTTGATACTGCCTCCATCCTCCCCTCCTTTCTGTTAATGTTTGAGCAACAAGTCAACAAACGAAAAAACAGCAAATCCAACAAACCTGCAAAAGATTATAGAAAAAAAGTGCTACGTGAAAAAGCTATATCTCAACTGGTTGAAAGAATTTGAAGGGCAATAGCATAATCCTGAATCGAGTGGTCTAAGTCTGAAATCAGACCAACGTTTTTGGATTGCTCTCCCCCCTCTACGAACTTGAAAGACTCTTAAATTTTCACGAATTCTCACGAGACAGCCCTGCACATAACTTAAAAAAGTATGTCACAATGAACCGATAACAGTCAAGTTGAAATAGTTTCGCGTAGAGTAGCTCAATAAATTGCCCCTGGTTATTTTCTTTTCAAAAGGGTACGATGTTCCCCTATCAAAAATATTAGCTAAGGACTCCCCATGCCTTTCTTTCTCATTTTCATCTTACTGATCACAGGTACAGCCCACGCTGACGTTCCAGCAGCACAGCAGGCGGAGGTGGAGCATCTCCTCAGCTTTGTCCAAACCTCGACCTGCCTCATCGATCGGAACGGCTCAAGCCATACCGGTGAAGAAGCGGCTGCTCATATCAAAAAGAAATACGATTACTTCAGTAACAAAATTAAGACGACAGAGCAGTTTATTGAGTACTCAGCAACCAAGAGTACAATGAGTGGAAGCTATTATACGGTACGCTGTGACGGGCAGGAGCCGATTCGTACACGGGATTGGCTCCTGCGGGAGCTGAAGGCGTACCGGCGGAGTCGTAGTCGATAATACTCTATCGAGGTAGCAACTTATGAGCAATCCATAATTTCCATATCCAACCGCTTGCATATGCTGTTTTATAATTTTGACTGGAGAACATTGAGTTGATCAGGTATTTTTATTACCCATTTTACCCCTATTCTTTCAATATTGATCCTAATTGATACTTAGTATAAATTATTTCCAGGGAAGGATAAAAAATAATACTAACTGCATCAGACAGTACAGATATATTTAGAGGGGGAAATCTCATGAAAATTGAGCAAATGAACAATTGCCTGGTGGTTCGCTTCGAAGAAACACGACTGGATGCCTCCAGTGCGCCAAATTTCGTAAATGCTGTATGTAACGCTTTTGAGCAATTAGCTGATTCCGTTCAATCTGTCATTCTTGACATGAAACAAATTCAATTTGCAGATAGTCGTGGACTTGGCTCTATCGTTTTAATTTTTCATAAACTAAAGGCCAATCTTCTGCTCTGCGGCGCCGGAGAACAAGTTGAGAAACTGATAAAGTTAACTCGATTGGACAGTGTATTGCAATTGTATCAAGATATCCCTTCTGCTCTAAAAGACGCCTGAAGAAACAACATGTTACCCTAAACTAGCTTCCAGCTGAACTTGAATGGGCACGTGTTGAACACGTAGCCCTTTTTTATTGGGCTGAGTAGTTACGCTAATTCTAAAATACAAAGAGGCTACCAACTTCCCAGCTGGTGGCCTTTTTCTGTTCATCTCGCAGCTAACCGAAAAAAAAACCTACCACGCCCTTCCCCGATACTCCCCAAATACCCCGCGCAGCACACCACAGATCTCACCCAACGAGCAATAAGCCCGTACTGCACCCAGCACAGGTTCCATGAGATCGGCCCCTTCTGTTTGAGCAGCTTTCTCCAACGCCGCAAGACAACCCGCAACCTCATTTGCATCCCGCCCGGCTTTGACCTGCGCCAATTGCCGCACCTGCTCATCCTCAACTGCCGGATCAACCCGCAGGAGGGGAACATCACTTTTTTCCTCGGTCTGGAAGGCATTGCCCCCAACGATGATGCGTTCCTTGGTTTCTATCTCTTTTTGGTACTGATAGGCCGCATCCTCAATCTGACCAGCAATGAAGCCATTCTCGATACAGGCCACGACCCCGCCAAATTCATCTACCCGCTCAATCAGCTCCAGAGACTCCTGCTCCACCGCATCGGTGAGTTGCTCCACATACCAGGAACCTGCCAGAGGATCAACCGTATCTGCAACCCCAGACTCATGAGCAATAACTTGCTGAGTACGCAAAGCCGTGCGCACGGAATCCTCTGTGGGCAGAGAAAGCGCCTCATCACGGGAATTGGTATGCAGTCAGGCCGTTGGCAAGGGTGAAGGCCACCTCCTGGGCAGCAGTGGAGCCAGCCTCACGAATATGATAACCGGAAATGGAGATGGTATTAAACTTCGGGGCATGAGTTGAACACCACTGAAAGATATTGGTGATCAACCGTATCAAGCTCTACCAGCCGCGCAATAAGAAGAAGGGATGTAATGCTGATTGGTGCGAGGTTGGAAGATCCGAGCTGGACAACGACGGTTTCTACCAGATCGTGTACAAACATACGGGTAAACCAACGGATTACCGTATGCTGATTGTTGGAGACCAAAACATTGATACACCCGACTCCAACTGCGGCAACAGCGACCAACTGGTCAATCTGAAGGGTAACGAGTTTGAGGAGGTCAATTACTTTGGTCAGCCTGACAGCTGCCAATAAGATGTAGTTTTCTCGGATAGAAGGAGTCGATGCAGGATTTGGCAACAATCTCGCATCGACTTCCCCTCACCCCTCAACAATATGAAATAACTTTAAAATGAATTAATGCATTTTACCGGGCACATTTGAAATGTGACCCGGTTTTTTATTATCCAGTCCTTGAAATCCGCCCTCTCACCTGCCCTATATCCTACATCACTACGCGGCTTGAAAACAGGGCATGATACCGAGCTGGGTACATTTCATTCCGTCAGTAGGACAATTTCCCCTTTACATTTTCTACCAATAATGTTTAAACGGTTTACGCTTTTGTAATTTTACATTCACACTTCATGCTTAAAAAAAGATGCGCAATTACTTTCGCAATAAAAATTATCTTGCAACGTTCTCAGCGTTCGCGTCCCCCTGACTCACCATATATTTTTTTCATTTGCAATTCCAACCCATTAACCATAGCTCCTTGAGGATCTGTAAAATGCATTTATCAATAAGTGAAAAATTGGAAATTTTCTTTTCTGTATTATTGTCAATTATGATAATGTTTTTCTTGCAGTTAACTTTTGAAGGAACACCAAATCTCGCTTCAATAAAATTCCCCGATTTCAAGCCAGTTGAAATCGCTAGCTTAGACACCAAGATAGCGCCCTAGTGAACACAAAGGGTAATTTACTATTTTTTCTAGTAAATCATCCTTCTTTTGCGTCCCTATTCACAGGGTGTGTTCTCAACGCGTGGTCCGTTTTTTATTACCCAACCTCTGGGATTCGCCCTTCTCTCTGCCCCCGGATGGATGCGCAGCCTAAAAAAGACATATCATATTATTATAATTACAATAGCAACCGAGTATATATATTAACCCTATAAAAAATAGGTAGTTCACCTCCCCTTTCCCCTCTCCATTTATCACTATTGACAATTATTCCTTTTCGCCAAATTTAGGAATTAGACTGTACAGGTATGTATTTGGATACCGGATAATGAATGAAATTCCAAAAAATAAAAAGGCCACCAGCTTCCCAGCTGGTGGCCTTTTTCTGTTCATCTCGCAGCTAACCGAAAAAAAAGCCTACCACGCCCTTCCCCGATACTCCCCAAATACCCCGCGCAGCACACCACAAATCTCACCCAACGAGCAATAAGCCCGTACTGCACCCAGCACAGGTTCCATGAGATCAGCCCCTTCTGTTTGAGCAGCTTTCTCCAACGCCGCAAGACAACCCGCAACCTCATTTGCATCCCGCCCGGCTTTGACCTGCGCCAATTGCCGCACCTGCTCATCCTCAACTGCCGGATCAACCCGCAGGAGGGGAACATCACTTTTTTCCTCGGTCTGGAAGGCATTGACCCCAACGATGATGCGTTCCTTGGTTTCTATCTCTTTTTGGTACTGATAGGCAGCATCCTCAATCTGGCCAGCAATGAAGCCATTCTCGATACAGGCCACGACCCCGCCAAATTCATCCACCCGATCAATCAGCTCCAGAGCCTCCTGCTCCACCGCATCGGTGAGTTGCTCCACATACCAGGAACCTGCCAGAGGATCAACCGTATCTGCAACCCCAGATTCATGAGCAATAACCTGCTGAGTACGCAAAGCCGTGCGCACGGAGTCCTCTGTGGGCAGAGAAAGCGCCTCATCACGGGAATTGGTATGCAAAGACTGAGTACCACCAAGCACTGCGGCTAATGCCTGCAAGGTAACCCGCACAATATTATTATCCACTTGCTGGGCGGTCAGACTGCTGCCAGCGGTCTGGGTATGAAAACGGAGCATCATAGAGGAGGGTTTGCTCGCCTGGAAACGCTCCTTCATGAGCCGCGCCCAAAGCCGCCGGGCCGCCCGGAACTTGGCAACCTCTTCCAGCAGATTGGAGGAAGCATTAAAGAAAAATGCTAAACGAGGAGCAAAATCATCCAGGGCAAGACCTGCATCCAAGGCCGTCTGCACATAGGTCAGGCCGTTGGCAAGGGTGAAGGCCACCTCCTGGGCAGCAGTGGAGCCAGCCTCACGAATATGATAACCAGAGATGGAAATGGTATTAAACTTTGGCGCCTTACCAGAACACCACTGGAATATATTGGTGATCAAACGCAAGGAAGGACGAGGAGGGAAGATATAGGTTCCCCGAGCCACGTACTCTTTCAGGATATCGTTTTGGATGGTTCCCCGTAGCTGATCAGCACTGACACCTTGTTTCTCCGCCACCACGATGTACATCGCCAGCAAGACCATAGCAGGCGAGTTGATGGTCATGGAGGTGGAAATTTTATCCAACGGGATGCTGTCAAAAAGAACTTCCATATCCGCCAAGGTATCAATAGCAACCCCCACCTTGCCGACCTCACCCAATGCCATCGGATGATCCGAATCATAGCCGATCTGCGTCGGGAGATCAAAGGCCACGGACAGGCCAGTCTGCCCCTGATCCAAGAGATATCGGTAGCGCTCATTGGAGGCGGCAGCCGTGGAGAAGCCCGCATATTGACGCATGGTCCAGAAGCGTCCCCGATACATGGTGGGCTGCACCCCGCGTGTATAGGGATAGCGACCCGGAAAACCGAGCTTGTCCTGGTACTCCTGGTCAACCTCCTCGGGCAGTGCAAGCCGCTCCACCTTTCGCCCACCGTGGCAGCTGAATTCCTCTTTGCGTTCTGGAAAACGGGCCAAAGATTTAGCCAGTTCATTCTCCTGCCAGTCCTTCAGGGGCGAATCCTGCTCGCTCATATCGTCTATCCTTTTTCTTGAAATATTGACAAGCTCTCAACCAGGGATGCGCAAAACACGCTCCAGCAAACTCTCAGCCGCCACACCAGGATCTATATCAGCTGGAGGCTGTTTATGAAGGAGGTCTGCAAGACGCTCTCTAAGCAAATCCAGGCAACGATCCACAGTTTCCTTATCCCGAGATCGCTGTCGACGTTGAGTTAATTTTCCACTCTCACGGAACTCGGCTTCCAAGGCCATAAGACGATCAAGGAGTTCCGCTATCCCCTTATTCTCCGCAGCCACGGTTTCCAGAACACGATCGGACTCGGCAGCCTCACGCCCTAAATCAAACTTCAGCTTACTTGCGCCAGGCATATCGGCCTTATTGATGACCAGTAAGTCAACAACTTCCAGAATTCCGGCCTTCATGGCCTGAATTTCATCACCAAAGCCAGGGGCCAGCACCAAGACCGTGATATCAGCCAAAGAGGCTATATCCATTTCAGACTGCCCTATACCCACCGTCTCGACCAAAACTACCCGACAGCCTGATGCCGCCATAATCCGCATCGTTGCTCCGGCGGCTGTGCAGAGTCCTCCCAGTCTTCCCCTGGTTGCCATTGAGCGCACCACCACATCACGATCCAGAGCATGATTCATCATCCGGATGCGATCACCCAACAAAGCGCCGTGGGTCAGGGGTGAAGAAGGGTCAACAGCAATAACACCAACCCGAATATCGCGTTGCCGGAGCTGCTGCACCAAAGCGGAGGTTAAGGTGGATTTTCCCGCCCCAGGAGGACCGGTAATGCCCACCGTCAGTGCCTTGTCCAGGCGTTGCTGATCCAGAGCCTGCATAATCTGTTGCGCATTTTCTTCCTGATCTTCGACAAGAGAAATAGCACGGGCCACGCTCCGGGGATCCCCCTGGTGAACTTGCTCAAGAAATTGCTCAGCAGACACTCTTAGTTACGGGTCTGATGTTGCTGTTGACAAGCTGCCGTAAAGGCATCAATGATGGTGGTAAGAGGAGTGCCTGGGGTAAACACAGAGGTAATCCCAGCCTGATGCAAAGGCGCAATGTCCTCCTCAGGAATGATACCACCACCAAGTACTGGGATATCTCCTGCGTCAGCCTTTTGCAAGGACTCAAGCACTGCCGGAAAAAGCCGGGCATGGGCACCGGACATGGAGGAAAGACCGACAGCTGCGACATCCTCCTGCACCGCAGAGGAGGCAATCTCATCTGGAGTTCGTCGAATACCGGTATAAATCACCTCAAAACCTGCATCCCGTAAAGCACGGGCAATCACCTTTGCTCCCCGATCATGCCCATCCAGACCGGGTTTAGCAATTAGTACTCGATACGCTTTCACCTTCTCTGCCTCAATATTTATTAGCGATTCAGAACAATCTTTCCAGATACCTGAAAAGGAAAAACTTCCTTTCCATCTTTCCCCAGGTGAAGCTGTCCAGTTAGTTCATAATTCAGTGGTTCATCAGGTTTATTGCCGTACTGTTGGACATCTTTTTGCAGCATTTCGATAACAGAACCGACAATGGCAAATTCAGAAGTATACACCACCACGGGAACAGAGATGGTACCAAAAGGGGGAAGCCCCTGCCGTTCATCACTGAGCCCTGAAGCAAAGGGCTCACCATTAATCTTGAGGTCACATTTCATACTGCGGATCTCAGTCGCCGTATCATTGGGATTCATCACCCTGACTTTCAAGAGGAAAATTGTTTCCAGAGCCTTTATTTCCTGGAGCTCTATATCAGACAAGGCAATCTTCAGCTCTTCCTTATCTCCCCAAGGTAAGGATTGCATGACCGTACTAGGACAACCGGCAAGGAGTAGAGGCAGGCAACAAAGCAGAAGAATCATGAGCCCAGAGGCCCGTCTCGCTCCCGAGGCAGTATCAGACGTAATAATCCGAAATAATTTCATAACGTTTTGCAAACAAATATAAGAAAAAATGTGGAGTTTGTATCTCTTTTTCCAGCCTCACTATCCCCCATCAACTGCCGAAGGGAATATGAAAAAAGCTGGTAGAATCAGAGTAATGGTATTTCAAGAGAATGTCAATCCTCAGGGTGTATTGCCTTTTTCTCAACAAGTACCGTAGCAAACATCACATCACGATCAGATAATAAAGCACAGCCACAAGAAAGATCGAAACTGCACGAAAGCTCTGGCTGAACACGATCAGCTGTATTGCCAGGCGTGGCTTAAAGATACCTGCATAATAGGGAAACTGATGACGCACCGCCCGAATCGGCGAAGAGAGGACATTACCGACCAATAAGGTCAGAACAATTTCTTTATAGTTCATCGTCCCATCCTGAAGAAGGGCACCGGCGGCGACCAGACCAGCACTGAATTCCGCTGCAATCTGGAGGGCAATAATAGAAACCGCTTTCGGCGAAAGCCAGGACAAACAAGTCAAATGCTGAGCCAGAAACTCTTCCAGATGCTGAAACATGCCTGCTTCGGAAAGCCAGAAAAATATAATATAGATCGGCAGAGTTAAACGAATAATCTTACGGATCCGCTTTTTAAAACGGGTAAGGGTCCGCTGAGCCGCCAGCCGGAAGCTCACTTTTTCAACCTCCTGTTTTTCTTGATCCCCTGATAAATTTTCCGGTCCTAAGAGGAAATGACTGAGTACCGCTATTCCTAAGGTGCGGAGCAAGGCTGCGCCCAACGTAAGTCCCACGTAGATAAAGGTCGCTCCTTTTATCAAAGGAAGCGTAAGAAAAAAGGTGGTGGGAAGATGCAAAAAATAGGCTGGCAGGCTATTGAACATATTGGCAAGCAGGAGTTCTTTCTTACTCAGTTTCCCCTGGTCGTATGCCTCCGAAAGCATGGTGTTGGCCGCAACCCCGGAAAAAAATGCCATAGAAAAAGCAGCACCGGTTAAATCTGAAAGGTGGCCGAAACGAATAATCGGAGTAGCGACAACAGACATTTTTTTGGTCCAATTCAGCGCCTCTATAAACCCGGCAACAATCAAGCCAATGGATATAAAGACAAGCAGGTGAACCAGAGGAGAACCAAGCTCCCGCCAAAGGAGAGCCAGGGTATCAAACAGTGCAGCAAGAATCATATAGTATTCGCCTACATTTCTACTGAACTGAAAACGGGAGCAAGCAGTGGCTATACATATTTTTGGGATCTCCTGCGGGCAGAAAGGCGTGTTGTCCGGCCAGGCTTCTCACCAGCTGCTGAGAAAAATGACTCAAGATATCTGGCCTGACCATCGCTCCTTCAAGACGCTGCAGGAAGAGCTCTGCCGGTGTTTTCTCTCCCTGAAGATAATATGCCTTATTGGCTGGCAAGCCAACCATTTGCGCGGCTCCGCGAACAGCATCATCCAGGCTTCCCAATGCATCAACCAAACCAAGTCTGAGAGCCGTTGTACCGTCCCAAACCCTCCCTTCGGCAATCTTTTCCACCTCGGATATTTCCATGCCCCTGCCCTGAGCAACAATTTGGAGAAACTGCCGGTAGCCCCGCTCCACATTCATCTGGATTGTGGCACTATAACTCTCAGACAGAGAGCGGGTCATACTTCGTTGCCCGGCCATCTTTGTTGTTCCTACGCCGTCGTTAAACACCCCGATTTCAGCCAATGATTTTTCTATCGTAGGAAAAGCGCCGAAGATACCGATTGAACCGGTTATAGTATTGGGAGAGGCGTAAATTTTATCCGCATCAGCTGCAATCCAATAGCCGCCGGATGCCGCCATCGACCCCATAGAAACCACAATGGTTTTTCCTGCCTTTTTTAATTGGAGAATCTCCTGGCGAATCAGCTCTGAAGCAAAGGCACTTCCGCCACCGCTGTCTATGCGCAACACAACAGCCTTCACGTTCTTGCTCCTTTGCGCCTTGCGAAGCAGCTTTGTTAAGCCGGTAGAACCGATCTGACCATACTCCCCAGCACCGTAAACGATATCCCCTTGTGCAATAATCAGGGCGACATTTTCCTCTTTCATCATCGGGGTTTGGTAAGCAGGAGGGCGCGTTTCTATATAATCGGAAAAACCTACCCGTTTAAATCCAATCTTCTTTTTATTTTTTCCCACTAAAGAAATCAAATATTCGCGAAACTCAGCCTGCGTTTTTATGCCATCAACGAGATGCAGATCCATCGCCATCCGCGCTGTATCTCCTTCTGCTTTTTGCAAATTTTCCGGAAGATGATCAGCAGCATCAGTTATCTTTTCCAGGGCAAGGCCTCGTTGCCCGGCAATATCTCCGCAGAACTGTTGCCAAAGCTGTGTGAGCCACTCCAGATTAGCCTCTTTCGCCTCAGGTGACATATCACTCCGAAAAAAAGGCTCCAGAGCTGACTTAAAGGTACCCACCCGAAAAACATGGAAATTTATCTTCAGGGTATCAAGCATCTCCCGCATGTAGAGCCGAAACACCCCAAAACCGTGCAGATCCACCTCGCCCATAGGATTGAGATAGACCTCATCCCCCTGCGCAGCAAGGTAGTATTGTCCCTGACTGAACGAGTCGCCATAGGCAATAACACGCTTGCCGCTTTTCTTGAATTCAGCGATGGCCTTAGCAATATCCTGGAGTTGGTTTAATCCGGCCATCTCCAGACGATCAGGAGCAAGTACCAGTAACTTGATGCGACTGTCATGCGCTGCTGCTCGAATCCCATTGATAATATCCTGCAACAGGAGCTCTTCCTCCATCAGAGTACCGTTCAGGAGATGCAACAGGCGGGTTGCTGGCTCAAGAGAAGATTTTTTTTCCAGGATAGCGCCAAACGGTGCCAGCACCAAGGCTGATCCATTCTCAATATGGACTTCTTTTTGATGACCAGCCAACGAAAAAATCATTCCCAAACCACAAAGGAAAAGCAGCGTGCTGACAAGGGCAGTTCCGGTTATCAGAATCTTCCAGGTAATACGGATGATCGTCCCGATGCATCGTAATATTTTCTTCAAAATATGTACCGAGTAATGGGGGTTATAGAGTAGAGAACAGACAGAGCGTTCGCGGAAAACCGACAGGTACCACAAGATACGTGATGTTTCGGCTTATTGCAAGAAGAAGGAAAAAGGGGAACAGCAAGAAAACGGGGCCTGCAAGCCCCGTTCGTTATGAACAACTCAGAAAGCTCCTACAAAGGCTTTCGAAAGAAGAGGAGGAAGTTCAGAAAAGGAACTGTGTAAAGAGGACAAGATAAAGATTACAATTGCGAGGTCAGAACCTCACAGTTACGACAAACATCCATTTTTTCTTTTCCCTCTTGACCAGCTGTGCAGCTGCACAAGGTCCCATTAAGGAACCAGCAAAGATGCCCGGCTTGAAATTCCCACGCAGGACACTCTTTTTTGCAATCGCATTTTTTCAGCGTCCAACAGTCCTTTCTCTTTGCAGAACCGCTTCTCCTCCGATTGACCAACAAAAAATACAGCTTTCTCTCTATATGCAGAGGAACACT contains:
- the meaB gene encoding methylmalonyl Co-A mutase-associated GTPase MeaB, with amino-acid sequence MSAEQFLEQVHQGDPRSVARAISLVEDQEENAQQIMQALDQQRLDKALTVGITGPPGAGKSTLTSALVQQLRQRDIRVGVIAVDPSSPLTHGALLGDRIRMMNHALDRDVVVRSMATRGRLGGLCTAAGATMRIMAASGCRVVLVETVGIGQSEMDIASLADITVLVLAPGFGDEIQAMKAGILEVVDLLVINKADMPGASKLKFDLGREAAESDRVLETVAAENKGIAELLDRLMALEAEFRESGKLTQRRQRSRDKETVDRCLDLLRERLADLLHKQPPADIDPGVAAESLLERVLRIPG
- a CDS encoding DUF6010 family protein — encoded protein: MEAVSTAIGYIIIAVFYAIFGVTVGLGSIYLTKAFSNLKMEQVFFGVLLVLIAAFYWAFTLYFGAQDAWTIEIVSVLGFAVLGLAGIRFTTLLIIGYLLHGIWDGVHEFNMSRVRLF
- a CDS encoding STAS domain-containing protein, whose amino-acid sequence is MKIEQMNNCLVVRFEETRLDASSAPNFVNAVCNAFEQLADSVQSVILDMKQIQFADSRGLGSIVLIFHKLKANLLLCGAGEQVEKLIKLTRLDSVLQLYQDIPSALKDA
- a CDS encoding DUF5329 family protein, encoding MPFFLIFILLITGTAHADVPAAQQAEVEHLLSFVQTSTCLIDRNGSSHTGEEAAAHIKKKYDYFSNKIKTTEQFIEYSATKSTMSGSYYTVRCDGQEPIRTRDWLLRELKAYRRSRSR
- a CDS encoding cobalamin B12-binding domain-containing protein, whose amino-acid sequence is MKAYRVLIAKPGLDGHDRGAKVIARALRDAGFEVIYTGIRRTPDEIASSAVQEDVAAVGLSSMSGAHARLFPAVLESLQKADAGDIPVLGGGIIPEEDIAPLHQAGITSVFTPGTPLTTIIDAFTAACQQQHQTRN
- a CDS encoding methylmalonyl-CoA mutase family protein; the encoded protein is MSEQDSPLKDWQENELAKSLARFPERKEEFSCHGGRKVERLALPEEVDQEYQDKLGFPGRYPYTRGVQPTMYRGRFWTMRQYAGFSTAAASNERYRYLLDQGQTGLSVAFDLPTQIGYDSDHPMALGEVGKVGVAIDTLADMEVLFDSIPLDKISTSMTINSPAMVLLAMYIVVAEKQGVSADQLRGTIQNDILKEYVARGTYIFPPRPSLRLITNIFQWCSGKAPKFNTISISGYHIREAGSTAAQEVAFTLANGLTYVQTALDAGLALDDFAPRLAFFFNASSNLLEEVAKFRAARRLWARLMKERFQASKPSSMMLRFHTQTAGSSLTAQQVDNNIVRVTLQALAAVLGGTQSLHTNSRDEALSLPTEDSVRTALRTQQVIAHESGVADTVDPLAGSWYVEQLTDAVEQEALELIDRVDEFGGVVACIENGFIAGQIEDAAYQYQKEIETKERIIVGVNAFQTEEKSDVPLLRVDPAVEDEQVRQLAQVKAGRDANEVAGCLAALEKAAQTEGADLMEPVLGAVRAYCSLGEICGVLRGVFGEYRGRAW
- a CDS encoding methylmalonyl-CoA mutase family protein produces the protein MRTALRTQQVIAHESGVADTVDPLAGSWYVEQLTDAVEQESLELIERVDEFGGVVACIENGFIAGQIEDAAYQYQKEIETKERIIVGGNAFQTEEKSDVPLLRVDPAVEDEQVRQLAQVKAGRDANEVAGCLAALEKAAQTEGADLMEPVLGAVRAYCSLGEICGVLRGVFGEYRGRAW
- a CDS encoding LEA type 2 family protein; amino-acid sequence: MKLFRIITSDTASGARRASGLMILLLCCLPLLLAGCPSTVMQSLPWGDKEELKIALSDIELQEIKALETIFLLKVRVMNPNDTATEIRSMKCDLKINGEPFASGLSDERQGLPPFGTISVPVVVYTSEFAIVGSVIEMLQKDVQQYGNKPDEPLNYELTGQLHLGKDGKEVFPFQVSGKIVLNR
- a CDS encoding methylmalonyl-CoA mutase family protein, with product MITNIFQWCSTHAPKFNTISISGYHIREAGSTAAQEVAFTLANGLTAYQFP
- the sppA gene encoding signal peptide peptidase SppA, giving the protein MKKILRCIGTIIRITWKILITGTALVSTLLFLCGLGMIFSLAGHQKEVHIENGSALVLAPFGAILEKKSSLEPATRLLHLLNGTLMEEELLLQDIINGIRAAAHDSRIKLLVLAPDRLEMAGLNQLQDIAKAIAEFKKSGKRVIAYGDSFSQGQYYLAAQGDEVYLNPMGEVDLHGFGVFRLYMREMLDTLKINFHVFRVGTFKSALEPFFRSDMSPEAKEANLEWLTQLWQQFCGDIAGQRGLALEKITDAADHLPENLQKAEGDTARMAMDLHLVDGIKTQAEFREYLISLVGKNKKKIGFKRVGFSDYIETRPPAYQTPMMKEENVALIIAQGDIVYGAGEYGQIGSTGLTKLLRKAQRSKNVKAVVLRIDSGGGSAFASELIRQEILQLKKAGKTIVVSMGSMAASGGYWIAADADKIYASPNTITGSIGIFGAFPTIEKSLAEIGVFNDGVGTTKMAGQRSMTRSLSESYSATIQMNVERGYRQFLQIVAQGRGMEISEVEKIAEGRVWDGTTALRLGLVDALGSLDDAVRGAAQMVGLPANKAYYLQGEKTPAELFLQRLEGAMVRPDILSHFSQQLVRSLAGQHAFLPAGDPKNMYSHCLLPFSVQ
- a CDS encoding helix-turn-helix domain-containing protein, which encodes MTSNEFSYYRKKLGKTQKTLAGLLGVSIKAVQSYEQGWRSVPLHIERKLYFLLVNRRRSGSAKRKDCWTLKKCDCKKECPAWEFQAGHLCWFLNGTLCSCTAGQEGKEKMDVCRNCEVLTSQL